One genomic region from Spirulina subsalsa PCC 9445 encodes:
- a CDS encoding NYN domain-containing protein, producing the protein MKPSTTRAFLLVDGYNIIGAWPTLKEMRDRDSLEASRQHLIEALINYSAFQGLEVQVVFDAHLQRTPAYREPHTEHLSVYYTHFEQTADTYIERTCATFREKLEGFQRRLIVATSDRAQKQTAIGYGAEWMSALQLVNNLEQAHHQRRRQHRPQKKHQGRFLFHSLDAQAQERLTQLRIGL; encoded by the coding sequence ATGAAACCCTCTACTACTCGGGCTTTTCTCCTGGTTGATGGCTACAACATCATCGGTGCTTGGCCCACCTTAAAAGAAATGCGCGATCGCGATAGCCTCGAAGCCTCCCGTCAACACCTGATTGAAGCCCTGATTAATTACAGCGCCTTCCAAGGCCTCGAAGTGCAAGTTGTATTTGACGCACATCTCCAACGCACCCCCGCCTACCGGGAACCCCATACCGAGCATTTATCCGTTTACTACACCCACTTTGAGCAAACCGCCGATACTTATATAGAAAGAACCTGCGCCACCTTTAGAGAGAAACTAGAAGGCTTTCAGCGTCGGCTCATTGTCGCCACATCAGACCGCGCTCAAAAACAGACCGCCATCGGCTACGGTGCTGAATGGATGTCCGCCCTACAACTGGTGAACAATCTAGAACAAGCTCATCACCAGCGCCGCCGCCAACACCGACCCCAGAAAAAACATCAGGGTCGTTTTTTATTCCATTCCCTCGATGCCCAAGCTCAAGAGCGTTTAACCCAGTTGCGGATCGGCTTGTAA
- a CDS encoding 4a-hydroxytetrahydrobiopterin dehydratase gives MAQLLTETQIQEQLSQLPGWQQDGKKIYQTFKFKDFVAAIAFVNQLVDPAEAAGHHPDLEISYNKVTVALTTHDSGGLTSKDFALAQEIAQII, from the coding sequence ATGGCGCAACTGTTAACAGAAACCCAAATTCAGGAACAACTCAGCCAACTCCCGGGCTGGCAGCAGGACGGGAAAAAAATCTATCAAACCTTTAAGTTTAAAGATTTTGTGGCCGCGATCGCCTTCGTCAACCAATTAGTAGACCCCGCCGAAGCCGCCGGACACCACCCGGATCTAGAAATTTCCTACAATAAAGTCACCGTCGCCCTAACCACCCATGACTCTGGGGGCTTAACGAGCAAGGATTTCGCCCTCGCTCAGGAAATCGCACAAATCATTTAG
- a CDS encoding lecithin retinol acyltransferase family protein, producing the protein MARGDQIYVNREFLNLQGVYEHHGIDCGDGTVIHYRKPSETVERTSLGLFSQGNRIYVKTYPTSFIPDVVLHRAMSRLGERNYNLLFNNCEHFATWCKTGISFSQQVEDFVPVVSQWKPENLQQPLREALQGTDRKNAEQLVHQALGEIKGLWNNLQPRYKQAIAEQETWQKVAQNALQQNREDLARAALQRKLNYKKQAQKLETQLNQLATLTKTLLQNAAQQDINIYGNLM; encoded by the coding sequence ATGGCACGAGGGGATCAGATTTATGTAAATCGTGAGTTTTTAAATCTCCAAGGGGTGTATGAACATCACGGGATTGATTGCGGGGATGGGACGGTGATTCATTATCGCAAACCCAGTGAAACCGTCGAACGGACTTCTCTAGGATTGTTTAGCCAAGGGAATCGGATTTATGTGAAAACCTACCCCACCAGCTTTATTCCTGATGTTGTACTCCATCGTGCTATGAGTCGGTTAGGAGAACGCAACTATAACTTACTGTTCAACAATTGTGAACATTTTGCGACTTGGTGTAAAACCGGGATTAGTTTTAGTCAACAAGTTGAGGATTTTGTGCCTGTGGTGAGTCAGTGGAAACCGGAAAACCTACAACAACCTTTACGGGAAGCCCTACAAGGTACAGATCGCAAAAATGCTGAACAGTTAGTTCATCAAGCCCTTGGGGAGATTAAGGGATTGTGGAATAATTTACAACCGCGCTATAAACAGGCGATCGCAGAACAGGAAACTTGGCAAAAAGTCGCCCAAAACGCCCTACAACAAAACCGCGAAGATTTAGCCCGGGCTGCCCTTCAACGTAAACTCAACTATAAAAAACAAGCCCAAAAGCTAGAAACCCAACTCAATCAGTTAGCAACCCTGACCAAAACCTTACTACAAAATGCAGCGCAACAGGATATTAATATCTACGGTAATTTGATGTGA
- a CDS encoding ArnT family glycosyltransferase, whose translation MLTSVEKFLNHHRFLIFHSLLPLTFFLFTFVLMPMGDVFQFDTDEGQEMIKALLYQQGYSLYSEIWSDQPPLFTLILDQWLKIWGNSILAARSLILCFATLLIWTFAQLLRLTLGNIYALLGAFLLAISCNFFRLSVSVMIGLPALAFALLSIYSLFRYLEQQKKGYWLIFSGLFFGISLQFKMFTLLLIPLIVAYLFIFSWQQNQTDLIPKYLPRSFTQIFTILSPIISFFLALSLTYLLPFFLLPQLSLEQIFQNHIDTDLKSVFARENSVLDTLVMYLQELDYTLLAALTLPSLFQFKQIELKQFPLFWLIVATIMLINHKPIWYHHAQLISIPLTWLAVFSIKSVLETLEKHPVLPALQQRKWSEVMPRNVAVYFLIFSLAVIPVKLAITHLNNQSLLRASQAENSILQALIKTYPNTQWLFTDIPMYAVYAHWQVPPEIATLSRKRVASDEFTREYLDELILKYQPEQVLMARFPEVLSYFEQSPIIDYHEVKRYKGATHYLRQNLMKN comes from the coding sequence ATGTTAACCTCTGTTGAAAAATTCTTGAATCATCACCGTTTCCTCATTTTTCATAGCCTCTTGCCCCTAACTTTTTTCCTCTTCACCTTTGTTTTGATGCCGATGGGAGACGTTTTCCAATTCGACACCGACGAAGGACAGGAAATGATTAAAGCCCTACTCTATCAGCAGGGATACTCTCTTTATAGCGAAATTTGGAGCGATCAACCGCCATTATTCACCCTTATTTTAGACCAATGGCTTAAGATTTGGGGCAATTCTATCTTAGCCGCACGCAGCTTAATTCTCTGTTTTGCCACCCTGCTCATCTGGACATTTGCCCAACTATTACGCCTCACCCTTGGCAACATATACGCCCTCTTAGGAGCATTCCTCCTCGCCATTTCTTGCAACTTTTTCCGACTGAGTGTTTCCGTAATGATTGGCTTACCTGCCTTAGCATTTGCCCTACTTTCTATCTACAGTCTATTTCGTTATTTAGAGCAACAAAAAAAAGGTTATTGGCTAATTTTTTCAGGGCTATTTTTTGGTATATCGCTACAATTTAAAATGTTCACTCTTTTATTAATTCCCCTTATTGTAGCCTATTTATTTATATTTTCTTGGCAGCAAAACCAGACCGACTTAATCCCTAAATACCTGCCGCGCTCTTTTACTCAAATTTTCACCATATTATCCCCCATAATTTCTTTTTTTCTTGCCCTCAGTCTGACTTACCTTCTCCCCTTCTTTCTCCTTCCTCAACTCAGCTTAGAACAAATCTTTCAGAATCATATTGATACTGACTTAAAGAGCGTCTTTGCCAGAGAAAATAGTGTTCTAGATACCTTAGTCATGTACCTGCAAGAATTGGACTATACCCTACTCGCCGCTTTAACCCTTCCCTCCCTCTTCCAATTTAAGCAGATTGAACTGAAACAATTTCCCTTGTTTTGGCTGATTGTAGCTACCATCATGCTGATCAATCATAAACCTATTTGGTATCACCACGCCCAGTTAATTTCTATTCCCCTCACTTGGTTAGCCGTTTTTAGCATCAAATCTGTTCTAGAAACCCTCGAAAAACATCCAGTTTTACCCGCCCTTCAACAACGAAAATGGTCAGAAGTAATGCCGCGCAATGTTGCCGTTTATTTTCTTATTTTTTCCCTAGCTGTTATTCCCGTTAAGTTAGCAATAACTCATCTCAATAATCAGTCATTACTGCGGGCATCCCAAGCCGAAAACAGTATTTTACAAGCTCTAATTAAAACCTATCCTAACACTCAATGGCTCTTTACAGATATTCCCATGTATGCGGTTTATGCTCATTGGCAAGTTCCCCCAGAAATTGCCACACTTTCCCGTAAACGAGTGGCCTCGGATGAATTTACCCGTGAGTATTTAGACGAATTAATTTTAAAATATCAACCGGAGCAAGTTTTAATGGCTCGTTTTCCCGAGGTTCTCAGCTATTTTGAACAGTCTCCAATTATTGATTATCATGAGGTAAAACGTTATAAGGGTGCAACCCATTATTTACGGCAAAACCTGATGAAAAACTGA
- a CDS encoding ABC transporter ATP-binding protein: MMQPETTPDRELAIATYGLTKQFDRQIAINDLDLRVEAGEVYGLIGPNGAGKTTLIRMLTAVEEPTAGEIYLFGDRLLRDDSNPKLKQRLGYLPDDYPLYDDLNVWDYLDYFARLYGLKNPRRRERIYEILELIQLAEKRHSPITTLSRGMKQRLSLARTIIHEPILLFLDEPVSGLDPIARMQFREIIKILQEAGMTILISSHVLSDLAELCTSVGIMELGFLIESTSLQDLYQRLANPYITLKALNNLDTLKTELNNCPWVSSWEALPETGHFRLHFSGTPENSATLLRTLVQCDILITEFTLSQETLESIFLKMGHKQAS; this comes from the coding sequence ATGATGCAACCGGAAACGACCCCTGACCGAGAATTAGCGATCGCCACCTACGGACTAACCAAGCAATTTGATCGCCAGATTGCCATTAATGACCTAGACTTGCGCGTAGAAGCTGGAGAAGTTTATGGTTTAATTGGTCCCAACGGAGCCGGGAAAACCACCCTCATCCGAATGTTAACCGCCGTCGAAGAACCCACAGCCGGGGAAATTTATTTATTTGGCGATCGCCTCCTGCGAGACGACAGCAACCCCAAACTCAAGCAGCGTCTAGGCTACCTCCCCGACGATTACCCCCTCTACGACGATCTCAACGTCTGGGACTACCTCGATTATTTCGCCCGTCTCTACGGTTTAAAAAACCCCCGTCGTCGTGAACGCATCTATGAGATCCTCGAACTCATTCAACTCGCCGAAAAACGCCACAGTCCCATCACCACCCTCTCCCGAGGCATGAAACAACGCCTCAGTTTAGCCCGTACCATCATCCACGAACCCATCCTACTCTTCCTTGATGAACCCGTCTCCGGTTTAGACCCCATCGCCCGGATGCAGTTCCGGGAAATCATCAAAATCCTGCAAGAAGCCGGAATGACCATCCTCATTTCCTCCCACGTCCTCAGCGACCTCGCGGAACTCTGTACCTCCGTCGGCATCATGGAACTAGGATTCCTCATTGAAAGCACCTCCCTCCAAGACCTCTACCAACGTCTCGCCAATCCCTACATCACCCTAAAAGCCCTGAACAACCTCGACACCCTCAAAACAGAACTGAATAACTGTCCGTGGGTGTCCAGTTGGGAAGCCCTCCCAGAAACCGGACACTTTCGCCTCCACTTCTCAGGCACCCCCGAAAACAGCGCCACCCTCCTCCGTACCCTTGTTCAGTGCGATATTCTTATCACAGAATTTACATTAAGTCAAGAGACTTTAGAAAGTATTTTCTTAAAAATGGGACATAAACAGGCCTCCTAG
- a CDS encoding iron uptake porin — translation MSPALMGAALVLSSSTVAIAAGSPTETQSVPSSSSSSQFSQFSDSTEFSTLSEDLFSQEVAESVSQESAKKATQQQPLELAAASVAPETATEIDFSALLGTNDTTEVLEELARSDRETPEVTGTVPVTTAAKPLTRQNEANLSQVRVNPDNLEELARTESSNEPSVAELLSIQTGQNSQVAQALPSETNPALLDQLNRYSNEDVNGSMGQGVPGAAQFTDVSPNDWAFQALDDLVRRYDCLKGYPDGTYRGQRPLSRFEFAAGLNACLQQIERLIAASTADFVTQADLETLQRLIQEFEAELATLGTRVDSLEGRVAFLEDNQFSTTTKLSGEAIIAVTTNFGSDSGVSAVVGDLGKAVLGNRVRLDLNTSFTGRDRLVTRLEAGNLGVFRPANVANTLTGATLANSGSFEAGQTFNNPQLGFGTGARPNNVDLGWLGYYFPFGNSQAYISAVGGKWSDIAPTLNPYFEDFDGGKGSLSSFAQRNPIYRIGGGAGAALSFGFSPLENVLGPSTVTIGYMAGNPGTPQAGAGLVDGDYAILGQINANISDTIALGLTYVHGYHATNSPIFAEGRARNTQTGTVGSFIANNPSALLDGGPVPTVTNSYGAELAFRLGNSLSLSGFVTRTDFRLLGRGDGDIWTYGAGLAVPDLGRPGSVFGLFGGVQPTLRSIEAAGVNGNLVTRDTSWTIEGFYKFQLTDNITITPGVVWITDPNQRKGNDSAIIGTLRTTFSF, via the coding sequence ATGAGTCCTGCCCTAATGGGGGCGGCTCTTGTACTTTCTTCTTCAACTGTTGCGATCGCAGCAGGTTCCCCGACTGAAACCCAATCAGTTCCGAGTTCCAGTAGTTCCAGTCAATTTTCTCAATTTTCCGATTCCACTGAATTTTCCACACTCTCGGAAGATCTATTCTCTCAGGAAGTAGCCGAGAGTGTATCCCAAGAATCAGCCAAGAAAGCAACCCAGCAGCAACCCTTAGAACTTGCTGCCGCTTCTGTAGCACCTGAAACGGCCACAGAAATTGATTTCTCAGCCCTCTTAGGAACGAACGACACCACAGAAGTTTTAGAGGAACTAGCTCGTTCAGACCGTGAAACCCCAGAAGTTACAGGAACAGTTCCCGTAACCACTGCCGCTAAACCCCTAACTCGTCAAAATGAGGCCAACTTAAGTCAAGTTCGCGTTAACCCCGACAACTTAGAAGAATTAGCGCGCACCGAGTCCAGCAACGAACCTTCCGTTGCCGAACTTTTGAGCATTCAGACCGGGCAAAATTCCCAAGTCGCTCAAGCCTTACCCTCCGAAACCAATCCCGCTCTGCTGGATCAACTGAACCGTTATAGCAACGAAGATGTCAACGGTTCAATGGGTCAAGGAGTCCCCGGTGCTGCGCAATTTACCGATGTTTCCCCTAACGACTGGGCATTCCAAGCCTTAGACGACTTAGTTCGTCGCTATGACTGTTTAAAGGGGTATCCCGACGGTACCTATCGCGGTCAACGTCCCCTGAGTCGTTTTGAATTCGCCGCAGGTTTGAACGCTTGTTTACAACAAATTGAGCGTTTAATTGCCGCTTCTACTGCCGACTTTGTGACCCAAGCCGACCTAGAAACTCTGCAACGCCTTATCCAAGAGTTTGAAGCAGAACTAGCGACCCTCGGAACCCGAGTCGATAGTTTAGAAGGTCGAGTGGCCTTCCTCGAAGATAATCAATTCTCCACCACTACCAAACTATCTGGGGAAGCCATTATTGCCGTCACCACCAACTTCGGCAGTGATAGCGGCGTGTCTGCTGTCGTGGGGGATCTCGGGAAAGCCGTCCTCGGCAACCGTGTCCGTTTAGACTTAAACACCAGCTTTACAGGTCGAGATCGTTTAGTGACTCGCTTAGAAGCTGGTAACTTAGGCGTGTTTAGACCGGCTAACGTCGCCAACACCCTGACAGGAGCCACCTTAGCCAACTCCGGCAGCTTTGAAGCAGGTCAAACCTTCAACAATCCTCAACTGGGTTTCGGCACAGGAGCCCGTCCCAACAACGTTGATTTAGGCTGGTTAGGGTATTATTTCCCCTTTGGTAACTCTCAAGCCTATATCTCCGCCGTCGGTGGGAAATGGAGTGATATTGCCCCCACTCTGAACCCCTACTTTGAAGACTTTGATGGTGGGAAAGGTTCTCTATCCAGTTTTGCCCAACGAAACCCTATCTACCGCATTGGTGGTGGAGCAGGGGCGGCTCTGAGCTTTGGTTTCAGCCCTCTGGAAAATGTTCTTGGGCCTAGCACCGTAACCATAGGCTACATGGCAGGCAACCCTGGAACCCCTCAAGCGGGTGCTGGTTTAGTCGATGGGGATTATGCCATCCTCGGTCAAATCAACGCCAACATCAGCGACACCATCGCCTTGGGCTTGACCTACGTTCATGGTTATCACGCCACCAACAGCCCTATCTTTGCTGAAGGTCGCGCTCGGAATACCCAAACCGGAACCGTAGGCAGCTTTATTGCCAATAATCCCTCTGCCTTACTAGATGGCGGTCCAGTTCCCACAGTCACCAACTCCTACGGGGCAGAATTGGCTTTCCGTTTAGGCAATAGCTTGTCCTTGAGTGGTTTCGTCACTCGCACCGATTTCCGTCTGTTGGGTCGTGGTGATGGCGATATTTGGACCTATGGTGCAGGGCTTGCGGTTCCTGATTTAGGACGACCCGGTAGTGTCTTCGGGCTCTTTGGTGGGGTTCAACCGACCTTACGCAGCATCGAAGCCGCCGGAGTGAATGGTAATCTGGTGACTCGTGACACCTCTTGGACCATTGAAGGGTTCTACAAGTTCCAGTTAACCGACAATATCACTATTACCCCCGGTGTGGTTTGGATTACCGATCCTAACCAACGGAAAGGGAATGATTCTGCGATTATCGGAACCCTGAGAACCACCTTCTCCTTCTAG
- a CDS encoding RNA-guided endonuclease InsQ/TnpB family protein, translating to MYKAYKYRIYPTDEQKVSLAKAFGCCRWYWNFALDLCQKTYIETGKGLSRGYIQSLLPKLKKEYPWLTDAYSQSLQVVALNLSTAYKNFFEKRAQLPRFKSKHGRQSLSYPANVKLEGDYIKIPGKIGLVYCRRHRELEGTIKTVTLSKNPDGKYYASVLVDDGKDAISPSVEGKVIGIDVGLTHFAITSDGSKYDNPRHFAKHQNNLKRKQQKLSRKQKGSQNRIKAKQKVAKVHSKIARCREDFLHKLSRTAVATTGGTPATRCLKIVNENQVIAVENLNVKGMVKNPKLAKEISDVGWGMFTTMLKYKAEWEGKTYIEVDRFFASSKTCHVCLNRVDSLPLEVRQWECQNCGTHHDRDINAAQNIKNEALRILSLGTSDTAWGGNVRQPGKTSVLLDVPLNQEAPSSRLGRVG from the coding sequence ATGTATAAGGCTTACAAGTATCGTATCTATCCTACTGACGAGCAAAAAGTATCCCTGGCTAAGGCGTTCGGATGCTGTCGTTGGTATTGGAATTTTGCCTTAGACTTGTGCCAAAAAACCTATATCGAGACGGGGAAAGGATTGTCTCGTGGATACATTCAAAGCCTGTTACCTAAACTAAAAAAGGAATATCCTTGGCTAACAGATGCCTACTCCCAATCCTTACAAGTGGTTGCACTTAATCTTTCTACTGCCTACAAAAACTTTTTTGAGAAACGGGCGCAGTTACCCCGTTTCAAGTCAAAGCATGGTCGGCAGTCTTTAAGTTATCCTGCTAACGTTAAGTTGGAGGGGGATTACATCAAAATACCGGGAAAGATTGGGTTAGTGTATTGCCGTCGTCATCGGGAACTTGAAGGGACAATCAAAACAGTTACTCTCTCCAAAAATCCTGATGGCAAATACTATGCTTCGGTGTTAGTGGATGACGGGAAAGATGCCATTAGCCCATCGGTTGAGGGCAAAGTTATTGGCATTGATGTTGGACTAACCCATTTTGCCATTACTAGCGATGGGTCTAAGTACGACAACCCTCGCCATTTTGCCAAGCATCAGAACAACCTCAAACGCAAACAACAAAAGCTATCCCGCAAACAAAAAGGTAGTCAGAACCGGATTAAAGCGAAGCAAAAAGTAGCTAAGGTTCATAGTAAGATAGCCCGATGTCGTGAGGATTTTCTACACAAGCTATCCCGCACGGCAGTCGCTACAACGGGGGGAACCCCCGCAACGCGCTGCCTTAAGATAGTTAACGAAAACCAAGTGATTGCTGTAGAGAATCTGAACGTCAAAGGGATGGTAAAAAACCCTAAACTAGCCAAGGAAATTAGTGATGTGGGTTGGGGAATGTTTACCACAATGCTGAAATACAAAGCCGAGTGGGAAGGCAAAACCTATATTGAAGTTGACCGCTTTTTTGCGTCTTCAAAAACTTGTCATGTTTGCCTTAACAGAGTGGATAGCTTACCGTTAGAAGTTCGGCAATGGGAATGTCAAAATTGTGGCACTCACCACGACCGTGATATTAATGCAGCACAAAACATTAAAAATGAAGCCTTGCGGATATTGTCGTTGGGAACCAGCGATACGGCCTGGGGAGGGAACGTAAGACAACCTGGTAAAACTTCGGTTTTGCTAGATGTTCCATTGAATCAGGAAGCCCCATCCTCGCGCCTAGGCAGGGTGGGGTAG
- the rsmG gene encoding 16S rRNA (guanine(527)-N(7))-methyltransferase RsmG: MTVTLPWQELPLNAFNEAQKAQCEAFYQILLAQNKTLNLTRITEPLEFLEKHLWDSLAGLWHLPPSLTIPPSARVIDIGTGGGFPGVPMAITYPDYGITLLDSTQKKVLFLQTVIEQLSLSSVEAIASRAEEMGQTPQHRETYDLAVVRAVSSPVTCLEYALPLVKIGGIALLYRGQWTEEEAAQLAQVAPQLGGQAIATIPYETPLTHSIRHSVYLQKTHPTPPQFPRRVGVPQQRPLSF; encoded by the coding sequence ATGACCGTGACTCTACCTTGGCAGGAACTCCCCCTAAATGCTTTTAATGAGGCGCAAAAAGCCCAATGTGAGGCATTCTATCAAATTTTGTTAGCGCAAAATAAAACTCTCAATTTAACCCGGATTACGGAGCCTTTGGAGTTTCTGGAAAAGCATCTCTGGGACTCTCTGGCTGGACTGTGGCACTTGCCGCCCTCTCTCACGATTCCCCCATCAGCGCGGGTGATTGATATTGGGACAGGAGGGGGCTTTCCGGGGGTGCCGATGGCGATTACTTATCCTGACTATGGGATTACCCTCCTAGATTCAACTCAGAAAAAGGTGCTGTTTCTCCAGACAGTGATTGAACAGTTGTCGCTGTCTTCTGTAGAGGCGATCGCATCCCGGGCGGAGGAAATGGGTCAAACCCCCCAACACCGGGAAACTTACGACCTCGCGGTTGTGCGGGCGGTTTCCTCCCCGGTCACCTGTTTGGAGTATGCCCTCCCCTTGGTCAAAATTGGTGGAATTGCCCTCCTCTATCGTGGACAGTGGACCGAGGAGGAAGCGGCACAACTCGCACAAGTTGCGCCACAATTGGGAGGTCAGGCGATCGCAACGATTCCCTACGAAACCCCCCTAACTCACAGTATCCGGCACTCAGTCTATCTTCAGAAAACCCACCCCACTCCTCCTCAATTTCCCCGTCGTGTGGGAGTTCCCCAGCAGCGCCCCCTATCCTTTTAG
- a CDS encoding RrF2 family transcriptional regulator — MLYSQGIKTIVELSCRTEYALLALLELTRHYPQGEPLQIKQIAAQQNIPDRYLEQHRYLEQLLAILRRGGFVQSQRGAKGGYLLAQDPWKITLLDIINCLEGDSRMKPEGLPQTVEGMVVEEVWGEIYDQMQKMLQSYTLQDLLDKRDARQEKLDIMYYI, encoded by the coding sequence ATGCTCTATTCCCAAGGGATTAAAACCATTGTGGAACTTTCTTGCCGCACCGAATACGCGCTCTTGGCCTTGTTGGAATTAACACGCCACTATCCCCAAGGAGAACCATTACAAATTAAACAGATTGCTGCCCAGCAAAATATCCCAGATCGTTATTTAGAACAGCATCGTTATTTAGAACAGCTTTTAGCCATTTTACGACGGGGGGGATTTGTGCAAAGTCAACGGGGAGCGAAGGGGGGTTATCTTTTGGCACAGGACCCGTGGAAAATCACCCTGTTGGATATTATTAACTGTTTGGAGGGGGATAGTCGCATGAAACCTGAAGGATTGCCTCAAACAGTGGAGGGGATGGTTGTGGAGGAAGTTTGGGGAGAAATATATGACCAAATGCAGAAAATGTTACAGAGCTATACGTTGCAAGATTTATTAGACAAACGGGATGCTCGTCAAGAAAAATTAGATATTATGTATTACATTTAA
- a CDS encoding energy-coupling factor ABC transporter ATP-binding protein encodes MKQSAISVHDLYFSWQPNASVLEACSLNIPRGEFWMLLGTNGSGKSTLLKLLAGLLTPQGGEIDILQPVGFVFQNPDHQLVMPTVGADVAFGLVAEQLSDEAVVERVREALQAVNLLEFQRRPIYALSGGQKQRIAIAGALARHSEVLILDEPTALLDPDTQIELVAQVKNLVKSRGITALWVTHRLNELDYCDGAILLEGGRIVDQGEPERLKQRLMGY; translated from the coding sequence ATGAAACAATCCGCCATTAGTGTCCATGATCTTTATTTTAGTTGGCAGCCCAACGCCAGCGTTTTAGAGGCTTGTTCCCTCAATATTCCTCGGGGAGAATTTTGGATGTTGTTGGGAACTAACGGCAGTGGCAAATCTACCTTACTGAAACTTTTAGCGGGTTTATTAACCCCCCAAGGGGGAGAAATTGATATTTTGCAGCCTGTGGGCTTTGTCTTCCAAAATCCCGATCATCAGTTAGTGATGCCCACTGTGGGGGCTGATGTGGCCTTTGGTTTGGTGGCGGAACAGTTGTCTGATGAGGCAGTTGTGGAACGGGTGCGGGAGGCTTTGCAGGCGGTGAACTTGTTGGAATTCCAGCGCCGCCCGATCTACGCCCTCAGTGGGGGACAAAAACAACGGATTGCCATAGCTGGAGCCCTTGCCCGTCATAGTGAAGTTTTGATTTTAGATGAACCCACCGCTCTTTTAGATCCCGACACCCAAATTGAATTAGTCGCCCAAGTGAAAAACCTAGTCAAAAGTCGGGGGATTACTGCCCTCTGGGTAACACACCGTTTAAATGAACTGGACTATTGCGACGGGGCGATTTTATTAGAAGGGGGTCGAATTGTGGATCAAGGAGAACCCGAACGCCTCAAACAGCGCTTAATGGGGTATTAG
- the psbD gene encoding photosystem II D2 protein (photosystem q(a) protein) has translation MTIAVGRVQQERGWFDSVDDWLKRDRFVFIGWSGLLLFPCAYMALGGWLTGTTFVTSWYTHGLASSYLEGANFITVAVSSPADAFGHSLLFLWGPEANWDFTRWCQIGGLWPFVALHGAFGLIGFMLRQFEIARLVGIRPYNAIAFSGPISVFVSVFLMYPLGQSSWFFAPSFGVAGIFRFILFLQGFHNWTLNPFHMMGVAGILGGALLCAIHGATVENTLFEDSDQANTFRAFNPTQAEETYSMVTANRFWSQIFGIAFSNKRWLHFFMLFVPVTGLWMSSVGIVGLALNLRAYDFVSQEIRAAEDPEFETFYTKNILLNEGLRAWMAPQDQPHENFEFPEEVLPRGNAL, from the coding sequence ATGACAATTGCAGTCGGGCGCGTACAGCAGGAACGAGGCTGGTTTGATTCAGTCGATGACTGGCTAAAGCGCGATCGCTTCGTATTTATCGGTTGGTCGGGTTTATTGCTCTTCCCCTGTGCTTACATGGCATTAGGCGGATGGCTCACCGGAACCACCTTCGTTACCTCCTGGTACACCCACGGACTCGCCTCCTCCTACCTTGAAGGGGCAAACTTTATCACCGTTGCGGTTTCCTCCCCCGCCGATGCCTTCGGTCACTCCCTACTCTTCCTTTGGGGACCCGAAGCCAACTGGGATTTCACCCGTTGGTGTCAAATCGGTGGCCTGTGGCCCTTCGTGGCTTTACATGGCGCATTCGGGCTGATTGGCTTCATGCTGCGTCAGTTTGAGATTGCTCGCTTAGTGGGGATTCGTCCTTATAATGCGATCGCCTTCTCCGGTCCGATTTCCGTCTTCGTCAGCGTCTTCTTAATGTACCCCTTGGGACAATCCAGTTGGTTCTTTGCCCCCAGTTTCGGGGTAGCGGGCATCTTCCGCTTTATCCTGTTCCTGCAAGGCTTCCACAACTGGACTCTGAACCCCTTCCACATGATGGGCGTAGCCGGGATTCTCGGCGGTGCGTTACTCTGTGCCATCCACGGAGCCACCGTAGAAAACACCCTGTTTGAAGACAGCGACCAAGCCAACACCTTCCGCGCCTTCAACCCCACCCAAGCCGAAGAAACCTACAGCATGGTCACAGCTAACCGTTTCTGGAGCCAAATCTTCGGGATTGCCTTCTCTAACAAACGTTGGTTACACTTCTTCATGTTGTTTGTTCCCGTAACAGGCTTGTGGATGAGTTCAGTGGGTATCGTCGGTTTAGCCTTAAACCTACGCGCCTATGACTTCGTATCCCAAGAAATCCGGGCAGCAGAAGACCCCGAATTTGAAACGTTCTACACCAAGAACATCCTATTAAACGAAGGTCTGCGAGCTTGGATGGCTCCTCAAGACCAACCCCACGAAAACTTTGAATTCCCCGAAGAAGTTCTACCTCGCGGTAACGCTCTGTAA